Proteins co-encoded in one Brassica oleracea var. oleracea cultivar TO1000 chromosome C4, BOL, whole genome shotgun sequence genomic window:
- the LOC106339243 gene encoding uncharacterized protein LOC106339243 — MFLLVGRTRKLRSFSTAAAQPYLLTLPTEVAKSLRIGSSKGWVALTDLQNSKLRFTNLFNPCASSPTTVTLPPLDGCYRGSVARVSKVSLSASPNQRDCVVAAKLFAPVISLCRPGDSEWTHIETPNHFFTSAVMHSMRDQKFYLHSPDTAPTDLIKTCSDFPLVSPYRRFPFSEIPKTAHDLYQSSLFRTQYLVESPSGDSFIVIWCMNSGKIEEETSRLRCETKGFMVFKQDHGKKLCSYTQDIGYLCIFLGKNESFCVSATKYPGLNPNSVYFEGSETGFGFYELSSNTVHDLTHLAPFSAFYLWLAPLE, encoded by the exons ATGTTTCTGCTTGTCGGCCGAACGAGGAAGCTCCGATCGTTCTCCACGGCGGCGGCTCAGCCGTATCTCCTG ACTCTCCCGACGGAGGTTGCTAAGTCGTTGAGGATAGGTTCATCCAAGGGATGGGTGGCTCTGACGGACCTTCAAAATTCGAAACTGCGTTTCACCAATCTATTTAACCCTTGTGCCTCTTCACCAACAACAGTAACACTACCCCCTCTCGACGGGTGTTACAGAGGTTCAGTTGCCCGAGTTTCCAAGGTCTCTCTCTCAGCCTCCCCGAACCAACGTGACTGTGTAGTGGCTGCTAAGTTGTTTGCTCCAGTCATTAGTCTGTGTCGGCCTGGTGACTCGGAGTGGACACACATCGAGACCCCAAACCATTTCTTCACTTCAGCTGTGATGCACTCTATGAGAGACCAGAAGTTCTATCTCCATTCCCCGGATACGGCTCCTACTGATCTGATCAAGACTTGCTCTGACTTTCCTCTAGTGAGTCCTTACCGGAGGTTCCCTTTTTCTGAAATCCCCAAGACCGCACACGATTTGTATCAGTCATCTCTCTTCAGAACTCAGTACTTGGTCGAGTCACCTTCCGGGGACTCTTTCATCGTTATCTG GTGTATGAATAGTGGTAAGATAGAAGAAGAGACGTCAAGACTGAGGTGCGAAACCAAAGGCTTTATGGTGTTTAAGCAAGACCATGGTAAGAAGTTGTGTTCCTATACACAAGACATTGGCTATCTCTGCATTTTCCTAGGCAAGAACGAATCCTTTTGTGTCTCTGCGACAAAATATCCGGGGCTGAACCCGAATTCAGTCTATTTTGAAGGCAGTGAAACTGGGTTCGGCTTTTACGAACTCAGCTCAAACACTGTCCACGATCTCACGCATTTGGCCCCTTTCTCCGCTTTCTACTTATGGCTTGCCCCTCTAGAATAA
- the LOC106340093 gene encoding rRNA-processing protein FCF1 homolog — translation MGKAKKPQKFAVMKKTISHKALKHYKEEVLNPNKKDLTELPRNVPNVPSGMFFSHNTNMVPPYRVLVDTNFINFSIQNKIDIEQGMMFCLNAKCTPCITDCVMAELEKLGQKYRVALRIAKDPRFERLPCVHKGTYADDCLVDRVTQHKCFMVATCDRDLKRRIRKVPGVPIMYLAGRKYSVERLPEATLGRAPRY, via the exons ATGGGAAAGGCAAAGAAGCCTCAGAAGTTTGCTGTTATGAAGAAAACGATAAGCCACAAAGCTCTCAAGCA CTACAAGGAGGAGGTTCTGAATCCAAACAAGAAGGACCTCACTGAACTTCCCAGAAACGT ACCAAATGTTCCATCAGGGATGTTCTTTTCTCACAACACTAACATGGTTCCTCCTTACCGAGTTTTGGTCGATACTAACTTCATCAACTTCTCTATCCAGAACAAG ATTGATATTGAGCAAGGAATGATGTTCTGTCTTAACGCAAAAT GCACACCTTGTATCACTGACTGCGTCATGGCTGAGCTTGAGAAGTTAGGCCAGAAGTATCGTGTCGCTCTAAG GATTGCGAAAGATCCTCGCTTTGAAAGACTACCTTGTGTACACAAAGGGACATATGCTGATGACTGTCTCGTTGACAGAGTTACTCAG CATAAGTGCTTCATGGTGGCTACTTGTGATCGAGACTTGAAGCGAAGGATTCGAAAG GTTCCTGGTGTGCCTATTATGTATTTGGCGGGGCGCAAGTACTCAGTAGAGAGGCTGCCTGAAGCAACACTTGGTAGAG CTCCAAGATATTGA